A genomic window from Leisingera sp. M658 includes:
- a CDS encoding GMC family oxidoreductase, producing the protein MAQTYDFIIAGAGSAGCVLADKLTANGRYTVLLIEAGGTDRRFWIKVPVGYGFTFSDPAVNWRYSAAPDPGLNGRQAYWPRGKVLGGSSSINAMAYVRGLPHDFDDWETAGAKGWGWKNVRRSYEALECHDEWQGGNRRLRGKGPVRVTDLSEQMHPFARNFLAGAQEMGWPFLPDMNARAEAGANTLPGEGMGYVRSTVKDGRRWSSADAFLRPALRRGNLTVVSGALVEKVLTAGGRATGVAYRVKGRVIQAKAAREVIVSAGAVNSPQLLQLSGIGPAALLQRHGIAVAHDLPQVGQGLQDHLAVSHFFWANTATLNDRLGSFAGQMKAGLQYVLTRNGPLSVPVNQCSGLVRTKGAALPDVQVYCNPASYSTRANGKPQIDKDNGFLLCVQPSRPTSRGQINIESADPGQAPRIEPNALSTDEDKATAVRASHLLQALAQTPAIRAVTRERRTPDILEMDDAALLENFRERSGSVFHATCTCRMGKDATDSVLDARLRVHGLAGLRVIDASAFPNVTSGNTNAPTMMLAARGAEMVLEDNENRPLAAE; encoded by the coding sequence ATGGCACAAACATATGACTTTATTATCGCCGGGGCCGGTTCGGCGGGCTGTGTGCTGGCAGACAAGCTGACGGCAAATGGCCGCTACACCGTGCTGCTGATCGAAGCAGGCGGCACTGACCGGCGGTTTTGGATCAAGGTTCCAGTGGGTTACGGGTTCACCTTTTCGGATCCGGCAGTGAACTGGCGCTATTCGGCGGCACCGGATCCAGGCCTGAACGGGCGCCAGGCCTATTGGCCGCGGGGCAAGGTCCTGGGCGGTTCCAGCTCGATCAACGCGATGGCCTATGTGCGCGGATTGCCGCATGATTTTGACGACTGGGAAACGGCTGGCGCCAAGGGCTGGGGCTGGAAAAATGTCCGCCGCAGTTATGAGGCGCTGGAATGCCATGATGAGTGGCAGGGCGGCAATCGCCGGCTGCGGGGCAAAGGCCCGGTGCGGGTCACCGATCTGAGCGAGCAGATGCATCCTTTTGCCCGGAATTTTCTGGCCGGTGCCCAGGAGATGGGCTGGCCGTTCCTGCCGGATATGAACGCGCGCGCTGAAGCCGGGGCCAATACCCTGCCGGGCGAAGGCATGGGCTATGTGCGCAGCACGGTGAAGGACGGGCGGCGCTGGTCCTCGGCGGATGCGTTTCTGCGGCCTGCATTGAGGCGCGGCAATCTGACTGTGGTCAGCGGCGCGCTGGTGGAAAAGGTGCTGACAGCAGGCGGGCGGGCAACCGGCGTGGCCTACCGGGTGAAGGGCCGGGTGATACAGGCAAAGGCCGCGCGGGAGGTGATCGTGAGCGCAGGCGCGGTGAACTCGCCGCAACTCCTGCAATTGTCCGGCATCGGCCCGGCGGCGCTGCTGCAGCGGCACGGAATTGCGGTGGCACATGACTTGCCGCAGGTCGGGCAGGGGCTGCAGGACCATCTGGCGGTGTCGCATTTCTTTTGGGCCAACACGGCAACTTTGAACGACCGGCTGGGCAGTTTTGCCGGGCAGATGAAGGCCGGGCTGCAGTATGTGCTGACCCGTAACGGACCCTTAAGCGTGCCGGTGAACCAGTGCAGCGGTCTTGTCCGCACCAAAGGCGCAGCACTGCCGGATGTGCAGGTTTACTGCAATCCGGCGTCTTACTCGACACGCGCCAATGGCAAGCCGCAGATCGACAAGGACAACGGGTTCCTGCTGTGCGTGCAGCCAAGCCGGCCGACCAGCCGGGGACAGATCAACATCGAATCTGCGGACCCGGGACAGGCGCCGCGGATCGAGCCGAACGCGCTGTCAACGGACGAGGATAAGGCAACCGCAGTGCGTGCCAGCCATTTGCTGCAAGCTCTGGCGCAGACTCCGGCCATCAGGGCGGTGACGCGGGAGCGGCGGACGCCGGATATTCTGGAAATGGACGATGCGGCGCTGCTGGAGAATTTCCGGGAACGCTCCGGCAGCGTGTTCCATGCGACCTGCACCTGCCGGATGGGCAAGGATGCAACTGATTCCGTTCTGGACGCGCGCCTTAGGGTGCATGGGCTGGCGGGGCTGCGGGTGATCGATGCGTCCGCGTTTCCGAATGTGACCTCGGGCAACACCAATGCACCTACCATGATGCTGGCGGCGCGTGGCGCTGAAATGGTGCTGGAAGACAATGAAAACAGGCCTTTGGCAGCTGAATGA
- a CDS encoding mandelate racemase/muconate lactonizing enzyme family protein yields MKLDKIETFVFGNPPPRHGGRYFIFVRLTTACGITGAGEIYNATFGPDLCCAMAEEMFARQFAGSDPHHIEKLWRKSYGAGYTLRPDVTVMGVLSGLEMACWDIIGKAAGKPVYELMGGQVHERLRSYTYLYPAEGDVYPDPDTPNVYNDPDMAAEAALAQVDKGFTAVKFDPAGPYTIYDGHQPRLADLERSEMFCKRIREAVGTRADLLFGTHGQFTVSGAKRMARRLEPYEPLWFEEPTTPENPADMAEVARFTSVPISTGERLCTKHEFARVLEAGAASILQMDLGRVGGLLEAKKIASMAETRQAQIAPHLYCGPVVAAANIQIATCSPNFLILESIGTFEGPYMSCLKSSITWEDGYVIPSTEPGLGVELDEAAIAASPYTGSELHLELAQEPVVQ; encoded by the coding sequence ATGAAGCTCGACAAGATCGAAACCTTTGTGTTCGGCAATCCGCCGCCGCGCCACGGCGGGCGCTATTTCATCTTTGTGCGTCTGACCACCGCTTGCGGCATCACCGGTGCGGGGGAAATATACAACGCCACATTCGGCCCCGATCTGTGCTGTGCGATGGCCGAGGAGATGTTTGCGCGCCAGTTCGCAGGCAGTGATCCGCATCATATCGAGAAGCTGTGGCGCAAATCTTATGGCGCGGGCTACACCCTGCGGCCTGACGTGACCGTGATGGGCGTGCTCAGCGGGCTGGAAATGGCCTGTTGGGACATCATCGGCAAGGCAGCCGGCAAACCGGTCTATGAGCTGATGGGCGGCCAGGTGCATGAGCGTCTGCGCAGCTACACCTATTTGTACCCGGCTGAGGGCGACGTCTATCCGGACCCGGACACGCCCAATGTCTACAACGATCCGGACATGGCCGCCGAGGCAGCGCTGGCGCAAGTGGACAAAGGGTTCACCGCGGTGAAATTCGACCCTGCCGGGCCTTACACGATCTATGACGGGCATCAGCCGCGGCTGGCGGATCTGGAGCGCAGCGAGATGTTCTGCAAACGCATCCGCGAGGCGGTCGGCACCCGCGCCGATCTGCTGTTCGGCACCCATGGGCAGTTCACTGTCTCGGGCGCCAAACGGATGGCGCGTCGGCTGGAACCCTATGAACCCTTGTGGTTCGAAGAGCCGACCACGCCGGAAAACCCCGCTGATATGGCCGAGGTGGCGCGGTTCACCTCGGTGCCGATATCCACCGGTGAGCGGCTGTGCACCAAACATGAATTCGCCCGCGTGCTGGAGGCCGGTGCTGCGTCAATCCTGCAGATGGATCTGGGGCGCGTCGGCGGCCTGCTGGAGGCCAAGAAAATCGCCAGCATGGCGGAAACACGGCAGGCGCAGATCGCACCGCATCTGTATTGCGGGCCGGTGGTGGCGGCGGCAAACATTCAGATCGCAACCTGCAGTCCCAACTTCCTGATCCTGGAGTCGATCGGTACCTTTGAGGGGCCTTATATGTCCTGCCTCAAATCCTCGATCACCTGGGAAGACGGCTATGTGATCCCGTCGACGGAGCCAGGGCTGGGGGTTGAGCTGGACGAGGCCGCAATTGCTGCCAGCCCTTACACCGGCAGCGAACTGCATCTGGAACTGGCGCAGGAGCCGGTGGTTCAGTAG
- the speB gene encoding agmatinase, translated as MTETSSVNPVQGDLAFTRGSDRGVIAEASYAGALSFMRRRYTRDLSGADVAVMGVPFDLSVSSRSGTRLGPRAVRSGSSHIAWSKPWPWKADPYEALRVVDYGDCEFDYGYPHKVPDQITQAARDVLASDTALLSIGGDHFITYPLLKAHAEKHGPLSLIQFDAHSDTWADEEGRIDHGTMLWHAIREGLVDPARSVQVGIRTHNPDPMGMNIIDAIEVQKSGPEAVAEKIRAITGGRKTYVTFDIDALEPASAPGTGTPVIGGLSPYQAQEIIRGLTGIDVVGMDVVEVAPAYDISEITAIAAATIANDLLCLYAAGPSGKR; from the coding sequence ATGACCGAAACCTCCAGCGTAAACCCAGTGCAGGGCGACCTGGCCTTTACCCGCGGCAGCGACCGCGGTGTGATTGCCGAGGCCAGCTATGCCGGCGCGCTCAGCTTTATGCGCCGCCGTTATACCCGCGATCTCAGCGGCGCGGATGTGGCGGTGATGGGCGTGCCCTTTGATCTTTCCGTCTCCAGCCGTTCCGGCACCCGGCTGGGGCCGCGCGCGGTGCGCTCTGGTTCCAGTCATATCGCCTGGTCGAAACCCTGGCCCTGGAAGGCAGACCCTTACGAGGCGCTGCGGGTTGTCGATTATGGCGATTGCGAGTTCGACTATGGTTATCCGCACAAGGTACCGGACCAGATCACCCAGGCTGCCCGTGATGTGCTGGCCAGTGATACCGCGCTGCTGTCGATCGGCGGCGATCATTTCATTACCTACCCGCTGCTTAAGGCGCATGCAGAGAAACACGGACCCCTCAGCCTGATCCAGTTCGACGCCCATTCCGACACCTGGGCGGACGAGGAAGGCCGCATCGATCACGGCACCATGTTGTGGCACGCCATCCGCGAAGGGCTGGTGGATCCCGCCCGCTCGGTCCAGGTCGGCATCCGCACCCATAATCCCGATCCGATGGGCATGAATATCATCGACGCCATCGAGGTGCAGAAATCCGGCCCCGAGGCGGTGGCAGAGAAAATCCGCGCCATCACCGGCGGCCGCAAAACTTATGTCACCTTCGACATCGACGCGCTGGAGCCTGCCTCGGCCCCCGGAACCGGCACGCCGGTGATTGGCGGCCTTAGCCCCTATCAGGCGCAGGAGATCATCCGCGGGCTGACGGGCATCGACGTGGTCGGCATGGACGTGGTCGAAGTCGCGCCGGCCTATGACATCTCTGAAATCACCGCCATCGCTGCGGCCACCATCGCCAATGATCTGCTCTGCCTCTACGCCGCCGGTCCCTCCGGCAAGCGGTGA
- a CDS encoding LuxR C-terminal-related transcriptional regulator — MAETLGTDRFPGALRQILSQCCSFDSMVISRYEGALPPASLYQDLDELQAAITVEFYASGPYLLDPLYQACRNGCTPGAYRLMDLAPEAFFRSEYYRAFYRKISISDEIGVLVQDGAERWIIVSLARFARRQRFEAADTARLNAVFQVICAAVRRQWGQAEAAAEGFQQPDWEDRMQTFGTGVLSPREREVVQLVLQGHSTPSAAAYLGIAEGTVKVHRHHAYSKLGIASQAELFSMATRHLAGAG, encoded by the coding sequence ATGGCAGAAACACTTGGCACCGACCGCTTTCCCGGCGCGCTGCGGCAAATCCTGTCGCAGTGCTGCAGCTTTGATTCGATGGTCATCTCACGCTATGAGGGCGCGCTGCCGCCTGCCTCGCTGTATCAGGATCTGGATGAGCTGCAGGCGGCGATCACCGTGGAATTCTATGCCAGCGGCCCCTATCTGCTCGATCCGCTGTATCAGGCCTGCCGTAACGGCTGTACTCCGGGGGCCTACCGGCTGATGGATCTGGCGCCCGAGGCGTTCTTCCGCTCGGAATATTACCGCGCCTTTTACCGCAAGATCAGCATCAGCGACGAGATTGGCGTGCTGGTACAGGACGGGGCAGAGCGCTGGATTATCGTCTCGCTGGCCCGTTTTGCCCGCCGGCAACGGTTTGAGGCGGCGGATACCGCGCGGCTGAATGCAGTGTTCCAAGTGATCTGCGCCGCGGTCCGGCGGCAATGGGGGCAGGCAGAGGCGGCAGCAGAAGGCTTCCAACAGCCGGATTGGGAGGACCGGATGCAGACCTTTGGCACCGGCGTCCTCAGCCCGCGGGAACGGGAGGTCGTGCAACTGGTTTTGCAGGGGCATTCGACGCCTTCGGCCGCCGCGTACCTTGGGATTGCTGAAGGCACCGTCAAAGTCCACCGGCATCACGCCTATTCTAAACTGGGAATTGCGTCACAGGCGGAGCTGTTTTCCATGGCCACCCGGCATCTGGCCGGGGCCGGTTAG
- a CDS encoding inositol monophosphatase family protein — translation MLTTQDYADHAVRIAEIASDAARGYFRGRLGVEFKADESPVTQADKAIEDKVRAYLTQHFPGHGIFGEEHGFDGADRNDVWIIDPIDGTRSFLAGHPLFGFLLGYLQGGVPQAGVIGMPALGETFLGVRGAGATLNGAPIRVSDQTRLDRSILFVNEGDKIHRDYPHLFERLMQAGQTRRFAYDCYPHALLAAGHADAVIDYDLQPYDYLPVSAVVEAAGGVITDWDGQPLGLGSDGRVISAATPGLHGEMLALIKG, via the coding sequence ATGCTGACGACACAGGATTACGCCGATCACGCCGTTCGGATTGCCGAAATCGCATCTGATGCTGCCCGCGGCTATTTCCGCGGCCGGCTCGGGGTTGAATTCAAGGCGGATGAAAGCCCGGTCACCCAGGCCGACAAGGCGATCGAGGACAAGGTGCGCGCCTATCTGACCCAGCATTTCCCCGGCCACGGTATCTTTGGCGAGGAACATGGCTTTGACGGTGCGGACCGCAACGATGTCTGGATCATCGATCCGATCGACGGCACCCGGTCGTTTTTGGCGGGCCATCCGCTGTTCGGCTTTCTGCTGGGGTATTTGCAGGGCGGCGTCCCTCAGGCAGGGGTGATCGGGATGCCTGCCCTGGGGGAGACCTTTCTGGGCGTGCGCGGGGCAGGCGCCACGCTGAACGGCGCCCCGATCCGCGTGTCGGACCAGACCCGGCTGGACCGGTCGATCCTGTTCGTCAACGAGGGCGACAAGATCCACCGCGACTATCCGCATTTGTTCGAGCGGCTGATGCAGGCCGGCCAGACCCGCCGCTTTGCCTATGACTGCTATCCGCACGCGCTGCTGGCGGCAGGCCATGCGGATGCGGTGATAGATTATGATCTTCAGCCCTATGACTATCTGCCGGTGTCCGCGGTCGTCGAAGCCGCAGGCGGGGTGATCACCGATTGGGACGGCCAGCCGCTGGGGCTGGGCTCCGACGGCAGGGTGATTTCGGCGGCGACACCGGGACTGCACGGTGAAATGCTGGCGCTGATAAAGGGGTAA
- a CDS encoding helix-turn-helix transcriptional regulator produces the protein MPESFSENLRSLCAEHGSIAQICREIGINRQQFNRYLNGSSLPAAHNLRRIARYFSIPEAQLFTANSEFETRLEEAAGPVQHSPADRFLSPFRGQQRNLKRYLGFYHAYFRTPSWGEGIFCSLTRFIEQDGYILSRNLEIAHDPEQSIRQISRYEGMVTLRGNRLFITEHERAREGSVAQTILFSAHRQQLKYLRGMTMGVAWRPFPRPYAARAIWKRLDERVSAREAIAACGVYPVRSPRIDPTVRNYLETPDKVDLPEAPGSVLF, from the coding sequence TTGCCGGAAAGTTTTTCAGAAAATCTGCGCTCGCTTTGTGCCGAGCATGGCAGCATCGCGCAGATCTGCCGCGAGATCGGCATCAACCGCCAGCAATTCAACCGCTACCTCAATGGCAGCAGCCTGCCCGCCGCCCACAACCTGCGCCGGATCGCCCGGTATTTCTCAATCCCGGAGGCGCAGCTGTTCACCGCGAACTCTGAATTCGAAACCCGGCTGGAGGAGGCCGCAGGTCCGGTGCAGCACAGCCCGGCAGACCGGTTCCTGTCGCCGTTCCGCGGCCAGCAGCGCAATCTCAAGCGCTACCTGGGCTTTTACCACGCCTACTTCCGCACTCCGTCCTGGGGCGAGGGGATCTTCTGCTCGCTGACCCGGTTTATTGAGCAGGACGGGTATATCCTGTCCCGCAACCTGGAAATCGCCCATGATCCCGAACAAAGCATCCGGCAGATTTCGCGGTATGAAGGCATGGTCACCCTGCGCGGCAACCGGCTGTTCATCACCGAGCATGAGCGCGCCCGCGAGGGCAGCGTGGCGCAGACCATCCTGTTTTCGGCCCACCGCCAGCAGCTGAAATACCTGCGCGGCATGACCATGGGGGTGGCCTGGCGGCCGTTTCCGCGCCCCTATGCGGCGCGGGCGATCTGGAAGCGCCTGGATGAGCGGGTCTCGGCGCGCGAGGCGATTGCCGCCTGTGGGGTGTATCCGGTCCGCAGCCCGCGGATCGATCCCACCGTGCGCAACTACCTGGAGACCCCGGATAAGGTGGATCTTCCCGAAGCACCGGGCAGCGTATTGTTTTGA
- a CDS encoding ABC transporter substrate-binding protein codes for MKIEWTKAPVGRRNFLKGATALGAAAALPMGLGSRAMAAEGGTLRVRSYGDLQSIDPAFSKGVIDEEIHASIYNKLIQYKPGREWDWQMDAAAMIEQGDETHIKFALRDDIGFTNGFGAMTAEDVKFSFERIVADETESPNKPDMGPLSHVEVTGEREGTIVLKEPFAPLWSIALPYITGNIVSKKAWEAAGGKATTDPLAESGPYLRDSWSPKEKTVLKRNPDWKGEAPAWDTIEILPIDDENTAEIAFEAGELDFTRVSLGSVQRYRDGVPNGGTLLEYPSLYYTWLGMNLDHPKLQNKKLRQAIQHAIDVPSVLEAAYFGAVDPSTGIIAPGLAGNRPQSLVPPQADFAKAAELLADSGETNVTLKLDTLNKTTFTTAAQVIQATLAQIGITVEVNVLESGAFWASADNEDLQLVLNRYSMTPDPYYATSWFTTEQVGHWNWERFSNEEYDQIHTSASQLTDQAKRAEMYQRAQDLMEESGAYRFLTHEATPVVHSAGVVPALRPDGLALLRYFGKA; via the coding sequence ATGAAGATCGAATGGACCAAAGCGCCGGTGGGGCGCCGCAATTTTCTGAAAGGTGCAACCGCGCTTGGGGCGGCGGCTGCGCTGCCGATGGGCCTGGGAAGCCGCGCCATGGCGGCAGAGGGCGGCACGCTGCGGGTGCGCTCCTACGGTGATTTGCAAAGCATCGACCCGGCGTTTTCCAAGGGGGTGATCGACGAAGAAATCCACGCCTCGATCTATAACAAGCTGATCCAGTACAAGCCGGGCCGCGAATGGGACTGGCAGATGGATGCCGCCGCGATGATCGAACAGGGCGACGAGACCCATATCAAATTCGCGCTGCGCGATGACATCGGCTTCACCAACGGCTTTGGCGCGATGACTGCCGAAGATGTGAAATTCAGCTTTGAACGCATCGTCGCGGATGAAACCGAAAGCCCGAACAAGCCTGACATGGGTCCGCTGAGCCACGTCGAAGTGACCGGCGAACGCGAAGGCACCATTGTGCTGAAAGAACCCTTTGCGCCGCTGTGGAGCATCGCGCTGCCCTATATCACCGGCAACATCGTGTCGAAAAAGGCCTGGGAGGCTGCGGGCGGCAAGGCGACCACCGATCCGCTGGCAGAATCCGGTCCCTACCTGCGCGACAGCTGGTCGCCCAAGGAAAAGACCGTGCTGAAGCGCAACCCGGACTGGAAGGGCGAAGCGCCCGCCTGGGACACCATCGAAATCCTGCCGATTGACGATGAGAACACCGCCGAGATCGCCTTTGAGGCCGGTGAGCTGGACTTCACCCGCGTCTCCTTGGGGTCGGTTCAGCGTTACCGCGACGGGGTGCCGAATGGCGGCACCCTGCTGGAATACCCGTCGCTGTATTACACTTGGCTCGGCATGAACCTGGATCACCCCAAGCTGCAGAACAAGAAGCTGCGGCAGGCGATCCAGCACGCGATTGATGTGCCCTCGGTGCTGGAGGCCGCCTATTTCGGGGCGGTGGACCCCTCCACCGGTATCATCGCTCCGGGCCTTGCAGGCAACCGCCCGCAGTCGCTGGTGCCGCCGCAGGCGGATTTCGCCAAGGCCGCGGAATTGCTGGCAGACTCCGGCGAGACCAACGTGACGCTGAAACTGGACACGTTGAACAAGACCACCTTCACCACCGCGGCGCAGGTGATCCAGGCGACGCTGGCGCAGATCGGCATCACGGTTGAGGTCAACGTGCTGGAATCCGGTGCCTTCTGGGCCAGTGCCGACAACGAGGACCTGCAGCTGGTGCTGAACCGCTACTCGATGACGCCGGATCCGTATTACGCAACCTCGTGGTTCACCACCGAGCAGGTCGGCCATTGGAACTGGGAGCGCTTCAGCAATGAAGAATACGACCAGATCCACACCTCGGCCTCGCAACTGACCGACCAGGCCAAACGCGCCGAGATGTATCAGCGCGCGCAAGACCTGATGGAGGAAAGCGGCGCCTACCGCTTCCTGACCCATGAGGCGACCCCGGTGGTGCATTCGGCAGGCGTTGTGCCGGCACTGCGGCCCGATGGGCTGGCACTCCTGCGCTACTTCGGCAAGGCCTGA
- a CDS encoding ABC transporter permease — protein sequence MLFYALRRFGLALLILIVAVTVMFLMIRAVPGDPVQIMLGPRATPELQARLTAELALDQPVWKQLVIFYGNLLQGDLGIDVFSGRSVTDIVFQQLPHTLWLILGSIIWSATLGIGLGAYAAAHPNTLIDRITAAISVSFVAAPAFVVALLSLLIFAVHLQWFPAIGAGEGFWDRLNHLVLPSFAIGLSWVGYIARLVRASMLEVMGESHIRTARAFGINERRVVMVYALRIAILPVVTVIGVGMGFLLSSAVFAEIVFARPGLGKLVIDSITTRNYPIVMGSVLISTGLFVVSTALADLINAWLDPRARTAN from the coding sequence ATGTTATTTTATGCACTCCGGCGCTTCGGGCTGGCACTGCTGATCCTGATCGTGGCGGTCACCGTCATGTTCCTGATGATCCGCGCCGTGCCCGGCGATCCGGTCCAGATCATGCTCGGCCCGCGCGCCACGCCAGAACTGCAGGCGCGCCTGACGGCGGAGCTGGCGCTGGACCAGCCGGTCTGGAAACAGCTTGTCATCTTTTACGGCAATCTTTTGCAGGGCGATCTGGGGATTGATGTGTTTTCCGGACGCTCGGTGACCGACATTGTGTTCCAGCAATTGCCGCATACCCTGTGGCTGATCCTGGGATCGATCATTTGGTCCGCCACCCTGGGCATCGGGCTGGGGGCCTATGCGGCGGCGCATCCCAACACTCTGATCGACCGGATCACCGCGGCAATTTCCGTCAGCTTTGTCGCCGCGCCGGCCTTTGTGGTCGCGCTGCTGTCGCTCTTGATCTTTGCGGTGCATCTGCAGTGGTTCCCGGCCATCGGCGCCGGCGAGGGCTTCTGGGACCGGCTGAACCATCTGGTGCTGCCGTCCTTTGCCATTGGCCTCAGCTGGGTCGGTTATATCGCCCGGCTGGTGCGCGCCTCAATGCTGGAGGTGATGGGCGAAAGCCACATCCGCACCGCCCGCGCCTTTGGCATCAACGAACGCCGGGTGGTGATGGTCTATGCACTGCGCATCGCCATCCTGCCGGTGGTCACGGTGATCGGCGTCGGCATGGGGTTCCTGCTGTCCTCTGCCGTCTTTGCCGAGATCGTCTTTGCCCGCCCCGGCCTTGGCAAGCTGGTGATCGACAGTATCACCACCCGCAATTACCCGATCGTGATGGGATCTGTGCTGATCTCAACCGGCCTGTTTGTGGTCTCCACCGCGCTGGCCGATCTGATCAACGCCTGGCTCGACCCCCGCGCCCGCACGGCAAACTGA
- a CDS encoding ABC transporter permease codes for MAKSRSELGQIIHGVARDPLGLMGLIIVGTIVICALLAVWIVPYDPVAMNIKDRLQGPSAAHILGTDQLGRDTFSRVIMGGQVALKVALPAVFGAMAIGLTLGMIAGYGPKWLDNLLMLFFDTIRSFPTVMFALAVVALVGPSLQTVVVVVMATSIPTYGRVARTQTLTLRNSEFILAERSMGASMKRILGVHMLPNIVGVLAVLAAMDIPTVIALEAGLSFLGLGVKPPTPSWGALLKDGYSLIRQTPWLVVGGGLPIILATLGFTFLGESLRDVVDPKLRKQR; via the coding sequence ATGGCAAAATCCCGTTCCGAACTGGGCCAGATCATCCACGGCGTCGCCCGCGACCCGCTGGGGCTGATGGGGCTGATCATCGTCGGCACCATCGTGATCTGCGCCCTCCTTGCCGTGTGGATTGTTCCATATGATCCCGTGGCCATGAACATCAAGGACCGCCTGCAGGGGCCATCTGCCGCCCACATCCTGGGCACTGACCAGCTGGGCCGCGATACATTTTCGCGGGTTATCATGGGCGGTCAGGTGGCCTTGAAAGTGGCGCTGCCAGCAGTCTTCGGCGCCATGGCCATCGGCCTGACGCTGGGCATGATCGCAGGCTACGGGCCGAAATGGCTCGACAACCTCTTGATGCTGTTCTTCGACACCATCCGCTCCTTTCCGACGGTGATGTTTGCGCTGGCCGTGGTCGCCCTGGTGGGGCCAAGCCTGCAGACCGTGGTTGTGGTGGTCATGGCAACCTCGATCCCGACCTATGGCCGGGTGGCGCGGACCCAGACGCTGACCCTGCGCAATTCCGAATTCATTCTGGCCGAACGCTCGATGGGGGCCAGCATGAAGCGGATCCTGGGGGTGCATATGCTGCCCAATATCGTCGGCGTGCTGGCGGTGCTGGCGGCGATGGATATCCCCACCGTGATCGCGCTGGAGGCCGGGCTGTCGTTCCTTGGCCTGGGGGTGAAACCGCCGACACCCAGCTGGGGGGCGCTGCTGAAAGACGGCTACTCGCTGATCCGCCAGACCCCGTGGCTGGTGGTGGGCGGGGGCTTGCCGATCATCCTTGCGACACTTGGCTTCACCTTCCTGGGCGAGAGCTTGCGCGATGTGGTTGACCCGAAACTGAGGAAACAGCGATGA
- a CDS encoding ABC transporter ATP-binding protein has protein sequence MTDSLLEIDRLSVDYETARGDLKALRDISFDVRKGEIVGIVGESGCGKSTLISSILRLTAPNTRFRNGEVRFKGDDLLQLPERRMRDLRGADISIVFQDPMQTHNPVLSIGQQMLDIQHRSKASKAEKRERAAKMLGAVGIPDPEARLDQFPHEFSGGMRQRIAIAMALMSEPDLLIADEPTTALDATLEVQIIERLQELQKEFDCAILFISHHLGVIAELCDRVVVMYAGAVIESGDVREIFHDPKHPYTRRLIDCDPGHIKERARVLPTIPGEVPDLANLPGGCIFRDRCEQAMARCATDVPPLAQLKEGHHAACWLNHKEAAT, from the coding sequence ATGACTGATAGCTTGTTGGAAATCGACCGCCTCAGCGTCGACTATGAAACCGCCCGTGGCGACCTGAAGGCCCTGCGTGATATCAGCTTTGATGTGCGCAAGGGCGAGATTGTCGGCATCGTCGGCGAGTCAGGCTGCGGCAAGTCCACCCTGATCTCGTCCATTCTGCGGCTGACCGCGCCCAATACACGGTTCCGCAACGGTGAAGTGCGGTTCAAGGGCGACGACCTGCTGCAACTGCCGGAACGCCGGATGCGGGATTTGCGCGGCGCTGATATCTCCATCGTGTTTCAGGACCCGATGCAGACCCACAATCCGGTGCTGTCTATCGGCCAGCAGATGCTGGATATCCAGCACCGTTCCAAGGCGTCCAAGGCTGAAAAACGAGAGCGGGCTGCCAAGATGCTGGGTGCCGTTGGCATCCCGGACCCGGAGGCCCGGCTGGACCAGTTCCCGCATGAGTTTTCCGGCGGCATGCGGCAGCGGATCGCCATCGCCATGGCGCTGATGTCCGAACCGGATTTGCTGATCGCGGATGAGCCGACGACGGCGCTGGATGCCACGCTGGAGGTGCAGATCATCGAGCGCCTGCAAGAGCTGCAGAAGGAATTCGACTGTGCCATCCTGTTCATCTCGCATCATCTGGGTGTCATTGCCGAGCTGTGCGACCGCGTGGTGGTGATGTACGCCGGCGCGGTGATCGAAAGCGGCGACGTGCGCGAGATTTTCCACGATCCCAAGCACCCTTACACCCGCCGCCTGATCGACTGCGATCCCGGCCACATAAAGGAACGCGCCCGCGTTCTGCCCACCATCCCCGGTGAGGTGCCGGACCTTGCCAACCTGCCCGGCGGCTGCATCTTCCGCGACCGATGCGAGCAGGCAATGGCGCGCTGTGCCACTGATGTGCCGCCACTGGCACAACTGAAAGAGGGCCACCACGCCGCCTGCTGGCTGAACCATAAGGAGGCCGCGACATGA